One Malania oleifera isolate guangnan ecotype guangnan chromosome 9, ASM2987363v1, whole genome shotgun sequence DNA segment encodes these proteins:
- the LOC131163690 gene encoding mitochondrial carnitine/acylcarnitine carrier-like protein: protein MEDVAKDLTSGTVGGAAQLICGHPFDTIKVKLQSQPAPLPGQPLKYSGAMDAVKQTFAAEGPKGFYKGMGAPLATVAAFNAVLFTVRGQMEALLRSQPGAPLTVNQQVVCGAGAGLAVSFLACPTELIKCRLQAQSVLAESGSGAVAVKYGGPTDVARQVLRSEGGAVGLFKGLVPTMAREVPGNAAMFGVYEALKQFLAGGQDTSGLGRGSLILAGGLAGASFWAGVYPTDVIKSVIQVDDYKNPKYNGSFDALRKILASEGVKGLYKGFGPAMVRSVPANAACFLAYEVTRSSLG, encoded by the exons ATGGAGGACGTAGCCAAGGACTTAACTTCGGGGACTGTTGGGGGGGCAGCACAGTTGATTTGTGGACACCCCTTTGACACCATCAAGGTCAAGCTCCAGAGCCAGCCTGCTCCACTCCCTGGTCAGCCCCTCAAATATTCTGGTGCAATGGATGCTGTCAAGCAAACATTTGCAGCAGAAGGTCCAAAGGGCTTCTACAAAGGCATGGGAGCACCCCTTGCCACTGTGGCTGCCTTCAATGCCGTCCTCTTCACAGTGAGGGGACAAATGGAGGCATTATTGAGGTCTCAGCCTGGTGCACCCCTAACAGTTAACCAGCAGGTTGTCTGTGGAGCTGGGGCTGGACTTGCGGTTTCCTTTCTAGCTTGCCCCACTGAATTGATCAAGTGCAG ATTGCAAGCTCAGAGCGTATTGGCAGAGTCTGGCTCAGGTGCCGTGGCAGTGAAGTACGGTGGCCCAACGGATGTGGCAAGGCAGGTTCTCAGATCAGAAGGGGGTGCTGTGGGTCTCTTTAAGGGCTTGGTTCCCACCATGGCTCGTGAAGTACCTGGAAATGCTGCAATGTTTGGTGTCTATGAAGCCCTGAAGCAGTTTTTAGCAGGTGGCCAAGACACATCTGGGTTGGGAAGGGGCTCTTTAATTTTGGCGGGAGGCTTGGCTGGTGCTTCCTTCTGGGCTGGTGTCTACCCAACTGATGTTATCAAGAGTGTAATTCAGGTGGATGATTACAAAAATCCAAAGTATAACGGTTCTTTCGATGCCTTGAGAAAGATCCTGGCATCAGAGGGAGTCAAAGGCCTATACAAGGGTTTTGGACCTGCCATGGTCCGTAGTGTTCCAGCAAATGCAGCATGTTTCTTGGCATACGAGGTGACGAGGTCTAGTTTGGGATGA
- the LOC131164858 gene encoding abscisic acid receptor PYR1-like, with protein sequence MEKAEPSTAVKDADETPRTHHSPIPRGLTQDEFNEFTQFISEFHTYRVGPRQCSSLLSQRVHAPADVVWSVVRRFDRPQTYKHFIKSCAVREDFEMTAGCRREVNVISGLPAATSVERLDMLDDGRRVTGFSIIGGEHRLRNYRSVTSVHERRHDGKIWTVVLESYVVDVPEGNTEEDTRLFADTVVGLNLQKLASVTEGLTRDGDDTPLAM encoded by the coding sequence ATGGAGAAAGCCGAGCCTTCGACGGCGGTGAAGGACGCAGATGAAACCCCGAGGACCCACCACTCGCCCATCCCGCGGGGTCTGACTCAGGACGAGTTCAACGAGTTCACCCAGTTCATTTCCGAGTTCCATACGTACCGGGTCGGCCCCCGTCAATGCTCGTCCCTCCTCTCGCAGCGCGTCCACGCACCCGCCGACGTCGTTTGGTCGGTCGTCCGACGTTTCGACAGGCCCCAGACGTACAAGCATTTCATCAAGAGCTGCGCCGTCCGGGAAGACTTTGAAATGACGGCGGGGTGTCGTCGGGAAGTGAACGTCATCTCCGGGTTGCCGGCGGCCACCAGCGTCGAGAGGCTCGACATGCTCGACGACGGGCGGCGCGTGACCGGGTTCAGCATCATCGGGGGCGAGCACCGGCTGAGGAACTACCGGTCGGTCACGTCAGTGCACGAGCGCAGGCACGACGGGAAGATCTGGACTGTCGTTTTGGAATCGTACGTGGTGGACGTGCCTGAGGGGAATACGGAGGAGGACACGCGGCTGTTCGCGGATACGGTGGTGGGGTTGAACCTGCAGAAGCTGGCGTCGGTAACTGAGGGTTTGACCCGTGACGGCGACGATACACCGCTGGCGATGTGA